The Streptomyces rimosus genomic interval GACCAGCGCGACCAGGGCCAGCAGCGGCGAGATCCAGAACATCATCGCCAGCACGCCGACGATGGTCAGCAGCGAGGTGAGGATCTGGCTCAGGGTCTGCTGGAGCGTCTGCTGGATGTTGTCGATGTCGTTGGTCGCGCGGGAGAGCACCTCGCCGCGCGGCTGCTTGTCGAAGTAGCGCAGCGGCAGCCGCGCCAGCTTCTCCTCGACCTGCTCGCGCAGCCGGAAGACGGTGCGCTGCACGACGAAGGTGGCGATCCGGGCCTGCACGAAGCCGAAGGCGGACGCGCCCACGTAGATCAGGAAGACCCACATCAGCACGGTGCCGACGGCGCCGAAGTCGATGCCCTGGCCGGGTACGACCGGCATCGTGCCGAGCATGTCGGCCAGCCCGTTGTCGCCCTGGTCGCGCAGATGGGCGACGGCCTGGTCCTTGCTGATGCCGGCCGGCAGCTGCCGGCCGACGATGCCCGCCACGATCAGGTCGGTGGCGTGGCCGAGGACCTTGGGGCCCAGTACGGACAGCGCGACGCCCAGCAGGCCGAGCACCACCGCCACCCACATGACGGCGCGCTCGGGCCGCATCTGCCGCAGCAGCCGCAGGCCGGAGCCGCGGAAATCCATGACCTTCTCGGTGGGCTGGCCGCCCATCATGCGCGCGGGACCGGCGGCCGGCGCGGGCCCGCGCCGCTGTGGCGCCTCCTGGCTACTCACGCGGCCTCCTGCTCGGTGAGCTGGGAGAGGACGATCTCCCGGTACGTCTCGTTGTCCGCCATCAGTTCGGTGTGGGTGCCGGTGCCGACGACCCGACCCTCGTCCAGGACGACGATGCGGTCGGCGCCGCGGATCGTGGACACCCGCTGGGCGACGATCACGACGGTGGCGCGGTCCGTCTCGCGGGCCAGCGCGGCCCGCAGCGCCGCGTCGGTCGCGTAGTCCAGGGCCGAGAAGGAGTCGTCGAACAGGTAGATCTCCGGCCTGCGCACCAGCGCCCGCGCTATGGCCAGGCGCTGCCGCTGCCCGCCGGAGACGTTGCCGCCGCCCTGGGCTATCGGCGCGTCAAGGCCGCCTTCCATGCGCTCGACGAAGTCGCGGGCCTGCGCGGTCTCCAGCGCGTGCCACAGCTCCTCGTCGGTGGCGTCCGGGTTGCCGTAGCGCAGGTTCGTGGCGACGGTCCCCGAGAAGAGGTACGGCTTCTGGGGGACGAGGCCGATGACGGAGGCCAGCGTCTCCGGAGCGAGGGTGCGTACGTCCACGCCGTCCACCAGCACCTGGCCGCCCGTCGCGTCGAACAACCGGGGCACCAGGCCCAGCAGGGTGGACTTGCCGCTGCCGGTGGAGCCGATGACGGCGGTGGTCTCGCCCGGCCGGGCGAGCAGCGAGATGTCCTTGAGGACCGGCTCCTCGGCGCCCGGGAAGCGGAACTCGACGCCGCGCAGTTCCAGTTCGCCGTGCCGTCGCAGCTCGGTGACCGGGGCCTTCGGCGGGGTGACGCTGGTGTCGGTGCCCAGCACCTCCTGGATGCGCTCGGCGCAGACCTCGGCGCGCGGCAGCATCATCACCATGAACGTCGCCATCATGATCGACATGAAGATGTACATCAGGTAGCTGAGGAAGGCGGTCAGCGCGCCGATCTGCATGCCGCCGCTGTCTATCCGGTGCCCGCCGAACCAGACCACGGCCACGCTGGAGACGTTCACGATCAGCATGACCAGCGGGAACATCAGCGACATCAGCCGGCCGGCGCGCAGCGAGACGTCGTACAGGTCGTGGTTGGCGCTCTTGAAGCGCTCGCGCTCGTAGCCGTCGCGGACGAATGCCCGGATGACCCGTATGCCGGTGATCTGCTCGCGCAGCACCCGGTTGACGGTGTCGATGCGCTCCTGCACGCCGCGGAACAGCGGGCGCATCCGGCGCACGATCAGCGACACCAGGACCGCCAGGACCGGCACGATGACCAGGATGAGGCCGGACAGCGGCACGTCCTGGTTGAGCGCCATCACCACGCCGCCGACGCACATGATGGGCGCCGCGACCATCATCGTGAACGTCATCAGGACCAGCATCTGGACCTGCTGCACGTCGTTGGTGGTACGGGTGATCAGGGACGGCGCGCCGAACCGGCCCACCTCACGGGCGGAGAAGGACTGCACCCGGTCGAAGACCGCGGCGCGGATGTCCCGGCCCAGCGCCATGGCCGTACGGGCGCCGAAGTACACCGCCCCTATGGAGCAGCAGATCTGGAGCAGCGTCACGGCGATCATGACGCCGCCGAGGCCGAGGATGTAGCCCATGTCCCCCTTGATGACGCCGTCGTCGATGATGTCGGCGTTGAGGGTGGGCAGGTAGAGGGTGGCCAGCGTCTGGATGAGCTGGAGCAGCACGATCAGGGATATGGGGCGCATATGGGGTCGCAGATGCGCCCGCGCCAATCGGACCAACACCTTTCGAGCCTAAGCGAGTGGTGACCACCGGCAATCGAATTTTCCGGCGCCACCCGAACGGACCAGCAGGCTTTGCCAGAACTTGTCCGGACACCCGCCACGGTCAACCGGAACGGGAGCCGTCGCGGCGTACGCCATCATGGAGGCACCCTGAACGACGCAACGACGTGACGACAAGAACAACGACGAGCACGCCGAACACGACGAACACGACGAAGAGGCCGCCGTGACAACAACTGGCACCGTGCGCTACTGGGCCGCGGCGAAGGCCGCCGCCGGCACCGCCGAGGAGCCGTACGCGGCGGCGACGCTCGCCGAGGCACTGGCCGCGGCGCGCGAGCGGCACGCCGCGAACCCGGAGTTCGCCCGCGTCCTGCTGCGCTGTTCGTTCCTGGTGGACGGGGACCCGGTCGGCAGCCGCGATCACGCGGCCGTCCGGCTGGCCGAGGGCGGCACCGTCGAGGTCCTGCCGCCGTTCGCGGGAGGATGAGCGAGAGCATGAGCGAGAACCAGTCGCCGAATCCGTACGGGCCCTACGGCCCGTACGAGCCGCACGACCAGCAGCCGCACGACCAGCGGCAGCCGCAGCAGCCCGCGCCGGACCCGCAGGCTCCGTACGGGGCCCCTGGGACGTACGAGAACGGCGGTGCGTACGGGCAGCAGGCACCGCAGTCGTACGGCGGTCACGACGGCACCTACGGCCAGGCGCCGCAGCAGCCGTACGGCCAGCAGCACGGGCAGCAGGCATACGGGCAGCAGCCGCAGCAGCCGTACGGCCACCAGGCATACGGAACCCCGCCGTACGGCCGGCAGCAGCACCAACAGCACCCCCCGCAACAGGCTTACGACGCGTACGGGCAGCCGCAGCAGACGGCCTGGCCCGCGGCGGCCGGTCAACAACAGCAGACCGGTCAGTACGGACAGCCGGGTCAGGGCGGGCAGTCCGGCCAGTACCCCACCGGCCACGACGGCCGGGCGGGCTACGGCCAGGCCCCGGCCCAGGGCGCTTCGTACGGGCAGGACGCCTATGCCACGGGCGGCGGCCACGAAGACCCGCAGACCCAGATCTGGACGGCGCCGACCTGGGACACCAGCGCCCAGCTGCCCGTCCTGGGCGCGGCGGACGCGGGCAGCGACCCGTCGGCCGCGGAAACCGCGTACCTGCCGAAGCAGAGCCCCGCGCCGGCCGCCGCGCGGAGCCCGCAGCCGCAGCCCCGCCCCCAGACCCCGCCGCAGACCGGCGCGCGGCCGGGGCAGCACCGGGGCGCCGCGGAGCATGAGCGGCCGTCGGACGGGCCCGCGCCCGACCTGTCGCGGCTCGCGCCCAACCAGCGGGCCCGTGCCGAGGGCCGGTCGCCGATCATTGCGCCGGGCCTCCAGCCCGCGGCCGTCACCGCCGCGCTGGCCCTGCTCCTGGCGCTCGCCGCGCCGCTGCCCCGGGTGGCCCTGATGGTGCCGGTGGTGCTGCTCCAGGCCGTCACCGCGGCCGGCTGGTTCCGCCTGAACGGCATGTGGCCGGCCCGGCAGGGCATCGCGCTCGCCTTCCTGGCGGGCGTGACCACCGACATCGCGCTGCTGGCCACCGAACGCGAGCAGGCGCCCCTGGTCGCCATGGGCACGCTGGGCGTCTGGTGCCTGTTCGTGCTGATCCTCCAGCTGCGCAACCGCAGCAGCGCCGACGAGCGGATGTACGCGCTGACCGCGGGCCTCACCTCGACCGCCCTCACGGTGCTGGCCGCCGGCCAGCTGGCGGCCGCGGCGAGCGCGGTGACGGTGGGCTGCGTCGCGGTGGCCGTGGCCACCCTCGCCCGCGCGCTGCCGCTGCCCCCGGTCCCCTCGCTCGCCGTCGCCCTGCTCGGCGGCGCGGGCGCGGGCATCGCGGCCGGCCAGCTGAACGGCCTGGGCGCGGCCGGTGCCCTGCTCGGCCTGGTCGCCGCCGGCTGCGCCCTGATCGGCCTCCGCGTGGCCAGCTACGACTACCCCTCCCGCTTCGTCCACCTGACCGCGGGCGTGGCCCTGCCGCTGACGCTGGCGGCGCCGGCGGTGTACGTGCTGGGGCGGGCGCTGGCCTGACGTCGCTGATCACAGGCGGGTCCGGGGTTCGCTCCGGGCCCGCTTTCCCGTACCGGGAGCGGTGTCCCGGGCCGCGGAAAAACACCGGCTCCTACGAGCCGGTTAGGCTCGCGGGAACAGACCGGGGGTCTGACCCGGTACGAAACCGGGCCGAAATCGGCCCCACGCCTGGGGGTAAGGGTTCGATGCGCGCACTACGAGTGCTGTTGGTGATCGTCGTGATACTCGGCGGCCTGTTCGTGGCCGCCGACCGGGTGGCCGTGAACATCGCCGAGGACAAGGCCGCCGACAAGATCCGCAGCAGCCAGGGGCTGGACCGTACGCCGGAGGTCTCGATCACCGGCTTCCCGTTCCTGACGCAGGTCGCGAGCCGCAGCCTGGACGAGGTGGACGCCACCATCGACGGGCTGAACGCCACCGCCGAGGGGCACACGCTGCGCATCCAGCAGCTCTCGGCGAAGTTCCACGACGTGAAGCTGACCAGCGACTACACCTCGATCGAGAGCGCCGCGAGCGCGTCCGGCGAGGCCCGTATCTCGTACGCGGACCTGACCACCGCGTCCGGCAGGAACGTCAAGGTGAGCTACGGCGGCGAGAAGAACGGCAAGAGCCAGGTGAAGATCTCGCCGAATCTGCCGAACCTGCCGATGCTGAACGCGCTGGAGGTCACCGGCACGGTGAGCGTCGTGAACGGCGACACCGTACGGCTGCGCGCCGACTCGCTGCCGGCCCTGTGCTCGCAGCTGTCCGCCTGCCGCGACCAGGTCCGCGCGCAGACCGACCACGAGTGGAAGCTGAACCGGCTGCCCGGCGGCCTGAAGCTGGACAAGGTCGTCTCGACGCGCGACGGCATCTCGATCTCGGCGAGCGGCACGAACGTCAAGCTCCAGGGCTGACCCCGTACGCGGCGCCGGCCGGGGCACCCCCCACCCCCGGCCGGACCGGTAACGGCAACGGCAACGGTACGAAACACCGCGAATCACCCGGCCGTCCGCGCACTGAGACACCCCGTCCCGTACATCAGACCCGCACCGCCGCGCGGGCCGCGCCCGGACGCCCCGCACCCCTCCCCCCGTCACACCGCGTACCGCCATACGGACGACCGCGTCTCAACATCCGACACACCGGTGACACGTCAAGCCGTCCCTCCCTACGATCGGTCGCATGCAGAGCTCTCTGAGCGGTTCCCGTCACCGGGGACAGGCGAATCTCACGAAGCGGCGGGCAGTCGATCTGTGCCGCGTCGCCGCCATGCTCTGTCGCACTGCCTGACGGGCGGCCTCTCCCCCCGTACACGCCCGGCCCCCTGAGGCCACCCCTGCCATTTCCCACGCAGCGCCGCGCCCCCCGCCGCAGCGCGCACCGGCGTACGCGTGCCCCGCAACTGCCCCGGAGGAGAACAACATGAGCCGTAGCGACGTCCTGGTGGACGCCGACTGGGTCGAGGCCCACATCGACGACCCGAAGGTGGTCATCGTCGAGGTCGACGAGGACACCTCGGCCTACGACAAGAACCACATCAAGAACGCCGTCCGCATCGACTGGCAGAAGGACCTCCAGGACCCGGTGCGCCGCGACTTCGTCGACCAGGCGGGCTTCGAGAAGCTGCTCTCCGCGAAGGGCATCGCCAACGACGACACCGTCGTCCTCTACGGCGGCAACAACAACTGGTTCGCCGCGTACGCGTACTGGTACTTCAAGCTGTACGGCCATGACAGCGTCAAGCTGCTCGACGGCGGCCGCAAGAAGTGGGAGCTGGACTCCCGCGACCTGGTCGACGGCTCGCAGGTGCCGAACCGCCCGCAGACCGACTACAAGGCCAAGGCCCAGGACACCTCCATCCGCGCCTTCCGGGACGACGTCGTCGCCGCGATCGGCAAGCTGAACCTGGTCGACGTGCGCTCCCCCGACGAGTTCAGCGGCAAGCTGCTCGCCCCCGCGCACCTGCCGCAGGAGCAGTCGCAGCGCCCCGGCCACGTGCCCAGCGCCCGCAACATCCCGTGGTCGAAGAACGCCAACGACGACGGCACCTTCAAGTCGGACGACGAGCTCAAGGCCCTCTACGAGGCCGAGAACGTGGACCTGGCCAAGGACACCATCGCCTACTGCCGGATCGGCGAGCGCTCCGCGCTCACCTGGTTCGTCCTGCACGAGCTGCTCGGCCAGTCCAACGTCAAGAACTACGACGGTTCGTGGACCGAGTACGGCTCGCTGGTCGGCGTGCCGATCGAGCTGGGCGCCGCGAAGTAGGCGCACCGCCGCAGTACCGCCCCCGTACCCCTCAACCCTCCAAGGAAGTACCGACATGTGTGGAGCACAGGCCGGCGGCCCGGACGCCTCGACGATCAAGCCGGGCGAGACCACCATCCAGGGCAGCGTGACCCGCGACGGCCAGCCCGTCACCGGTTACGTGCGCCTGCTGGACAGCACCGGCGAGTTCACCGCGGAGGTCCCCACCTCGGCGACCGGGCAGTTCCGCTTCTACGCGGCCGAGGGCACCTGGACGCTGCGCGCGCTGGTGCCGGGCGCGACCGCCGACCGCACCGTGGTCGCCCGGCAGGGCGGTCTCGCGGAGGTCGCGATCGCCGTCTGAGGACGGCACCCATACGTACACGCGTACGGCCGGAGGGCCGCACCCCAGGGGTTTGGACGCCTTGGCTGGGGGTGCGGCCCTCCGCGCTTCCCAGGCACCCCCGCCGGACCTACGGTGGAAACATGTCCGCGCACCAGCGTCCGCCCGCGCAGCGCCGGCACCGCCGGTACTTCGCCCTGATGGGCGTGTGCATCACCTTGTTCGTGCTGGCGTGGGGCGTGGTGCGGCTGTGGTCCGTCCCGGCGGCCGTGGCGATGTGTGTGGTCGCCATGGTCATCCCGCCGTTCGCGGCGATCACCGGCAACCGGCGGGAGCCGGGTGAGCGCTGGTGGGACGAGTCCGGCGACCCGGAGTCCGACCGGTGGTGGCGCGAGCTCGACGATCACGGCCACGGGCGCCGCTGAGCCGTGTACGCCCGGCCGGCCCGCCTCCTGGCCGTACGCGCCCGCCTCAGTACACCAGCGCCTGCACGCCGTCCGGCATGACCTCGCTGACGAAGACCTGCGCCCCGGCGATGCGGGCGCCCTCGATCAGGTCCTTCTCCTCGATGTCCCGGCGCGCCGCGCACTGCGTGCACACGGTGATCGTGCCGCCGCCCGCCGTGATCGACTCGATCAGGTCGGGGAGCGGGGCCGCGTGCGGCAGCTCGAACTCCGCCGCGCGCCCCGGCAGCGCGAACCACGCCGACTCCCCGGTCAGCCACAGCGAGACCTGCACCCCGCTCGCCACGGCCACCGCCGCCACGGTGAACGCCTGTGAGCACCGCTCGGGAGCGTCCGCCCCCGCCGTCACCTTGATCACCAGCTTCTTCGCCATGCGGCCACTCTAGGGCGCGCGGCGGACCTCACAGCGCCGCCCCCGGCCACGCCGACTAGACTCGCTCCCGGTCCGTAACACCTCACTGACGTCCGAGGAGCGCGCTCGTGCTTGAGGCAGTCTTCACCACCCTGCTCGTCCTGGTCGCCGTCGGCGTCGTCGCCTTCGCCGGGCTGACCTGGAAGAAGCTGTACCAGGGCCAGCGCTGACCCCCCGCCGGACAGAGCCAGAACCTCCCCCAATACAGATCGCCTGAGCTGATGATCGAGATCCCGTCCGACCTGAACCCGGCCCTCGTGCCCCTCGCCTTCCTGCTGGGCAACTGGGAGGGCGCGGGCGTCGCCGACTTCCCCGGTACCGAGAAGTGCAACTTCGGCCAGGAGGTCACCTTCACCCACGACGGCCGTGACTTCCTGGAATACACCTCGCACACCTGGGTGCTCGACGGCGAGGGCAAGAAGGTCGCTCCGCTGGAGACCGAGTCCGGCTACTGGCGCATCGACAAGGACCGCAAGGTCGAGATCGTGATGATCCGCGACGGTGGGGTCGCGGAGGTCTGGTACGGCGAGCTGGCCGACCAGAAGCCGCAGATCGACCTGGCCACCGACGCCGTCGCGCGCACCGCCGCCTCCGGCCCGTACAGCGGCGGCAAGCGCCTGTACGGCTACGTGAACAGCGACCTGATGTGGGTTGGCGAGAAGGCCACCCCCGAGGTGCCGCTGCGCCCGTACATGTCCGCGCACCTGAAGAAGGTCGTCGACCCGCGCGAGTGGGCCAAGGACATCAAGGACCTGCCGGACGACGGCATCGCGTTCTTCAAGTAGACAGCTTCTTCAAAAAGACAGCACACCGTCACACAGCGCCCCGCGGGGGAAGTCCGGTGAGAGTCCGGCGCTGACCCGCAACGGTAAGCGGAAGCCTGCTTCCGCAAGCCCGATCGCCCGCGGGGGCGCCCGTTCCTGACAACTCGCCGTGGACTGCGAGGGGACTCCGCCGCCGGCCTCGCGCCACGCGCCGTCGCCCTTACCGTACGGAAGCGGCCCGAGCCGAAGGCGTACGTCCCCTTGGCCGCCTCCGCCCGTACCGCCGCTCCCCCGGAGCCCACCACCGGCCCGCGCCGTACCGCCGCCCCGGTGCGTACCGTGCCGCTGGCCGCCGGGCTGGTCCTGGCGCTGCTCGTCTCGCTGCTGTGCGGCGTCGGCCTCGGCGCCTCCGGCGTCGGCTGGGCCGATGTGCTGCGCTACCTCGGCGCGGGGCTGACCGGCGGCACCATCGCCCCGGACGAGGTCTCCGCGTACACCATCGTGTGGGAGCTGCGCTTCCCGCGCGCCGTGCTGGCCGCCGTGGTCGGCGCCGGGCTCTCCGCCATCGGTGTCGCCGTGCAGGCCCTGGTGCGCAACGCGCTCGCCGACCCGTTCGTGCTCGGCATCTCCTCCGGCGCCGCGGTCGGCGCCAACGCCGTCCTGCTCTTCGGCTCGCTCAGCGCGCTCGGCGTCTGGGCGCTGTCCACCGCCGCGTTCGGCTCGGCGCTGCTGGCCATGGTGCTGGTGTACGCGGCGGCCCGCAGCGCGCACGGTCTGACCCCGCTGCGCCTGGTCCTGACCGGCTCCGCGATGTACTACGGCTTCTCCGCCGTCTCCACGCTGATGATCTTCGCTCACGACCACGGCGAGGCGGCGCGCTCCGCGATGATGTGGCTGCTCGGCAGCCTCAGCGGCGCGGGCTGGGGCTCGGTACCGGTCGCCGCCGCCGCGGTGGCCGGCGCGCTGCTGTACCTGACGCTCTCCGCGGGCCGCCTGAACGCGCTCGCCATGGGCGACGAGTCGGCCGCCGCGCTCGGCGTGGACCCGGGGCGGCTGCGCCGGGAGCTGTTCGCGGTCACGGCGGCCGTCACCGGCGCGGTCGTCGCGGTCAGCGGGGCGATCGGGTTCGTCGGGCTGATGGTGCCGCATGTGACGCGGATGCTGGTGGGCGCCGGGCACCGCCGGGTGCTGGCGGTGGCGCCGCTGCTGGGCGCGGTGCTGCTGGTGTGGGTGGACATCCTGTCCCGGGTGCTGCTGGCGCCCGTGGAGCTGCCGGTCGGGGTGATCACGGCCGTCATCGGGGTGCCGTGCTTCGTCCTGCTGATGCGGCGGCGCGGCTACGCGTTCGGGGGCAGCGCGTGATGCGGGGATACGGCACATCGTTCGGAGGCGAGGTCTGATGCGGCTCGACATCGACGCGGTGTCCGTGGACGTGGCCGGGGCCCGGCTCGTGCACGACATCACCCTGCACGCCGGCAGCGGCCGGGTCGTCGGGCTGGTCGGGCCCAACGGCAGCGGCAAGTCCACGCTGCTGCGCTGCGCTTACCGCGCGCTGCGCCCCGCCGCCGGGGCGATACGGCTGGACGGCGCCGACCTGCACGCCATGGACGTACGCGAGGGAGCCCGCCAACTGGCAGCGCTGCCACAGGAGTCGGCGACCGAATTCGGCTTCACGGCGGCCGAGGTGGTCGCGATGGGGCGGCTGCCGCACCAGCGCGGATCGGGGCGGCCCAGCGCCGCGGACCTGCGGGTGTGCGAGCGCGCGCTGGACCGTACCGGCGCAGCGCACCTGGCCGAGCGGGCCTTCCTGAGCCTGTCCGGCGGCGAGAAGCAGCGCGTCCTGATCGCCCGCGCGCTGGCCCAGGAACCGAAGGTGCTCGTACTGGACGAGCCGACCAACCACCTCGACATCGCGCAGCAGTTGGAGCTGCTGACGCTGGTGCGGGACAGCGGGCTGACGGTGCTGACCGCGCTGCACGACCTCAATCTGGCGGCCGGGCACTGCGACGAGCTGTACGTCATCTCCGGCGGCCGGATCGTCGCCTCCGGCGCGCCGCACGACGTACTGGCGCCGGAGCTGCTCGCCGAGGTGTTCGGGGTGCGCGCGCACCGCGTACCGCACCCCGAGACCGGCGCCGTCCAGCTGCTGTTCGACCGCCTGCCCGGCCGTACCGGCGCACCGACCACCCCATGAGGACCTTCATGCGCACCCGCCACCGCACCGCCGCCCTGCTCACCGCCCTCGCGCTCGCCGCGCTCACCGGCTGCGGCGCGCACGTCGCCGAGGACGGGAAGGGAGACTCCGCCAAGGCGTCCGCGTCCGGGCACTACCCGGTCACCATCGAGAACTGCGGGACGAAGACGACCTACGACAAGGCGCCGCGCCGGGTGGTCACCAACGACGTCGGAATCGCGGACATCATGTTCGCGCTCGGGCTGGAGGACCACATGGCCGGGTACGTCATGCCGGAGTACCGGGGCCGGATCGACGCCGTCGCCTGGAAGGACGCGTACGGCAAGGTGCCCTGGCTGGCCAAGAAGGCGATCACCAAGGAGATCGCCCTGGACGCCAGGGCCGACCTGGTCTTCGCCGGCTGGAACTACGGCTTCGGCGAGGACAGCGACGTCACCCCCGCCTCCCTGAAGAAGCTCGGCATCGGCAGCTATGTGCTGACCGAGTCGTGCCGCAACGGGACCGACGGCGGCAAGGGCACGGCGCGCGGCGTGATGCCGCCGCTGGACGCGCTCTACACCGACCTGAGGACGCTGGGGAAGATCTTCGACGTCGAGGACCGGGCGGACGCGCTGATCGTCAAGTACCGCAAGCAGGTCGCCGACGCGCAGGCCAAGGCGCCCGAGGACGGCGCGCGGCCGACCGTCTTCCTGTACGACGGCGGCCAGGAAAAGCCGATGACCTCCGGCCGCTTCGCCGGGCCGCACGACATCATCACCAAGGCCGGCGGCGACCATGTGATGAAGGACCTGAAGGACTCCTGGACCACGGTGGGCTGGGAGACGGTGGTCGAGCAGAATCCCGACGTGATCGTCATCAACGATTACGGCACACCGACCGCCGAACAGAAGAAGTCATTCCTCAAGTCCTACGCGCCCCTGAAGAACGTATCCGCGATCAAGAACGATCGCATTTTCGTCATGGATTACGCCGACCTGGTGGAGAGCCCCCGCAATCCCGCGGCCGTCACCGCGCTCGCCGGATACCTGCGGGGCGTGCGCGGCCACTGACCGAACACGGCCGCCGGACGAACGCGCCCGCCGGACGCCCTCCTACACTGGGAGCGTGGTGAGCACCGACTGGCAGAGCGACCTCCGCAAGCGCGGGTACCGGCTGACCCCGCAGCGCCAGCTCGTGCTGGAGGCGGTGGACAAACTCGAACACGCCACCCCCGACGACATCCTCACCGAGGTGCGCAGAACGGCGGGCGGCGTGAACATCTCCACCGTCTACCGGACGCTGGAGCTGCTGGAGGAGCTGAAGCTGGTCAGCCACGCCCACCTCGGGCACGGCGCGCCCACGTACCACCTCGCCGACCGGCACCACCACATCCACCTGGTGTGCCGGGACTGCACGGAAGTGATCGAGGCCGATCTGTCGGTGGCCGAGCCGTTCACGGCGACGCTTCGGGAAACGTTCGGCTTCGACACGGATCTGAAGCACTTCGCGATCTTCGGGTGCTGTGCGGCGTGTACGCAGAAGAGCGCGGCCGCGGCACCCGACGACGGGCCGGGGGCCGCGGGCGGCGCCTCCGGGGCCGGGTCGTAGCCGGGCGTACCCGCCCGGGGCAGGGCACCGGCGCACCGGTCGTAGGCTGGGGGTATGCCGCGCCAACGTGAAGCCAGTCCGCTGCTGTCGCTGCCCGGTGCCGTCCCGGCCGAGGCCCCCGACGAAGGTGTCGCCGCCCACTACGGCGACCTGTTCCGCGAGCAACGCGCCCTCGCGGACGGCCGTGGCTTCGTGGACCTCTCGCACCGCGGTGTGATCACCGTCAGCGGCCCCGAGCGGCTGAGCTGGCTGCACCTTTTGCTGACCCAGCACGTCACCGAGCTGCCGCCCGGCCACGCCACCGAGGCGCTGATCCTCTCCGCCAACGGGCACATCGAGCACGCCCTCTACCTCGTCGACGACGGGGAGACGACCTGGCTGCACACCGAGCCGGGCGACGAGGAGCCGCTGCTCGCCTACCTGGAGAGCATGAAGTTCTTCTACCGGGTCGAGATCGCCGACCGTACACCGGAGTACGCGGTCGTCCACCTCCCGGCCGGCTCCATCGCCGAGGCCCCGAAGGACGCCGTCGTACGGGAGACCGCGCACGGCCGGGACCTGTTCCTGCCGCGCGGCGAGCTGGAGCCCTTCGCGGCGGCCAACGGTCCCGCCGCCGGCACCCTGGCCCTGGAGGCGCTGCGCGTCGAGGCGCACCGGCCGCGCCTGGGCCTGGAGACCGACCACCGCACCATCCCGCACGAGCTGGGCTGGATCGGCACCGCCGTCCACCTCCAGAAGGGCTGCTACCGCGGCCAGGAGACGGTGGCCCGCGTCCACAACCTGGGGAAGCCGCCGCGCCGCCTGGTCTTCCTGCACCTGGACGGCAGCGAGGTGCACCTGCCGCCGCACGGCGCCCCCGTACGCCTCGCCGCCGACGGCCCCGAAGGCCGCCAGCTCGGCTTCATCACCACCTCGGCCCGCCACCACGAGCTGGGCCCCATCGCGCTGGCCCTGGTCAAGCGCAACGTCCCCGTGGACGCGCCGCTCCTCGCGGAGAGCACCGCGGCGGCGCAGGAGGTCGT includes:
- the ygfZ gene encoding CAF17-like 4Fe-4S cluster assembly/insertion protein YgfZ, with product MPRQREASPLLSLPGAVPAEAPDEGVAAHYGDLFREQRALADGRGFVDLSHRGVITVSGPERLSWLHLLLTQHVTELPPGHATEALILSANGHIEHALYLVDDGETTWLHTEPGDEEPLLAYLESMKFFYRVEIADRTPEYAVVHLPAGSIAEAPKDAVVRETAHGRDLFLPRGELEPFAAANGPAAGTLALEALRVEAHRPRLGLETDHRTIPHELGWIGTAVHLQKGCYRGQETVARVHNLGKPPRRLVFLHLDGSEVHLPPHGAPVRLAADGPEGRQLGFITTSARHHELGPIALALVKRNVPVDAPLLAESTAAAQEVVVEP
- a CDS encoding Fur family transcriptional regulator, with amino-acid sequence MVSTDWQSDLRKRGYRLTPQRQLVLEAVDKLEHATPDDILTEVRRTAGGVNISTVYRTLELLEELKLVSHAHLGHGAPTYHLADRHHHIHLVCRDCTEVIEADLSVAEPFTATLRETFGFDTDLKHFAIFGCCAACTQKSAAAAPDDGPGAAGGASGAGS
- a CDS encoding ABC transporter substrate-binding protein, translating into MRTRHRTAALLTALALAALTGCGAHVAEDGKGDSAKASASGHYPVTIENCGTKTTYDKAPRRVVTNDVGIADIMFALGLEDHMAGYVMPEYRGRIDAVAWKDAYGKVPWLAKKAITKEIALDARADLVFAGWNYGFGEDSDVTPASLKKLGIGSYVLTESCRNGTDGGKGTARGVMPPLDALYTDLRTLGKIFDVEDRADALIVKYRKQVADAQAKAPEDGARPTVFLYDGGQEKPMTSGRFAGPHDIITKAGGDHVMKDLKDSWTTVGWETVVEQNPDVIVINDYGTPTAEQKKSFLKSYAPLKNVSAIKNDRIFVMDYADLVESPRNPAAVTALAGYLRGVRGH
- a CDS encoding ABC transporter ATP-binding protein, producing MRLDIDAVSVDVAGARLVHDITLHAGSGRVVGLVGPNGSGKSTLLRCAYRALRPAAGAIRLDGADLHAMDVREGARQLAALPQESATEFGFTAAEVVAMGRLPHQRGSGRPSAADLRVCERALDRTGAAHLAERAFLSLSGGEKQRVLIARALAQEPKVLVLDEPTNHLDIAQQLELLTLVRDSGLTVLTALHDLNLAAGHCDELYVISGGRIVASGAPHDVLAPELLAEVFGVRAHRVPHPETGAVQLLFDRLPGRTGAPTTP